Proteins from a single region of Antechinus flavipes isolate AdamAnt ecotype Samford, QLD, Australia chromosome 2, AdamAnt_v2, whole genome shotgun sequence:
- the TUBGCP4 gene encoding gamma-tubulin complex component 4 isoform X2, with protein MIHELLLALSGYPGAIFTWNKRSGLQVSQDFPFLHPSETSVLNRLCRLGTDYIRFTEFIEQYTGHVQQQDHHQSQPGQSGLHGIYLRAFCTGLDSILQPYRQALLDLEQEFLADPHLSISHVNYSLDQFQLLFPSVMVVVEQIKSQKIHGCQILETVYKYSCGGLPPVRSALEKILAVCHGVMYKQLSAWMLHGLLLDQHEEFFIKQGPSSGLVSTQLEEEEEDLGIGGLTGKQLRELQDLRLIEEENMLAPSLKQFSLRVEILPSYIPVRVAEKILFVGESVQMFENQNVNLTRKGSILKNQEDTFAAELHRLKQQPLFSLVDFELVVDRIRSTVAEHLWKLMVEESDLLGQLKIIKDFYLLGRGELFQAFIDTAQHMLKTPPTAVTEHDVNVAFQQSAHKVLLDDDNLLPLLHLTIEYHGKEHKDVTQAREAPSRDTSPREAPASGWAALGLSYKVQWPLHILFTPAVLEKYNVVFKYLLSVRRVQAELQHCWALQMQRKHLKSNQSDAIKWRLRNHMAFLVDNLQYYLQVDVLESQFSQLLHQINSTRDFESIQLAHDHFLSNLLAQSFILLKPVFHCLNEILDLCHSFCSLVSQNLGPLDERGAAQLSILVKGFSRQSSLLFKILSSVRNHQINSDLAQLLLRLDYNKYYTQAGGTLGSFGV; from the exons ATGATCCACGAATTGCTCTTGGCGCTGAGCGGGTACCCAGGTGCCATCTTCACCTGGAACAAGCGGAGCGGCCTCCAG GTGTCACAAGACTTTCCATTTCTCCATCCCAGTGAGACCAGTGTGCTGAATCGCCTTTGTCGCCTTGGCACAGACTATATCCGCTTTACAGAGTTCATTGAACAATATACAGGTCATGTGCAACAGCAG GATCACCATCAATCCCAGCCAGGCCAAAGTGGATTACATGGAATTTATTTGCGGGCCTTTTGCACAGGTCTGGACTCAATCCTGCAACCATATCGCCAAGCACTGCTTGACTTGGAACAAGAG tTCCTTGCTGACCCTCATCTTTCCATATCACATGTCAATTACTCCTTGGATCAG TTCCAGCTTCTTTTTCCCTCAGTAATGGTTGTTGTTGAACAGATTAAGAGTCAAAAG attCATGGCTGTCAGATCTTGGAAACAGTCTACAAGTATAGCTGTGGAGGTCTGCCTCCTGTACGCAGTGCATTAGAAAA AATTTTGGCTGTGTGCCATGGGGTCATGTACAAACAGCTTTCTGCCTGGATGCTACATGGCCTGCTCTTGGACCAACACGAAGAGTTCTTTATTAAACAGGGTCCATCTTCTGGTCTTGTCTCCACTCAgttggaagaggaagaagaggacctGGGTATTGGAGGCCTGACTGGGAAGCAATTACGAGAACTTCAGGATCTG CGACTGATTGAGGAAGAGAATATGCTTGCTCCTTCTCTGAAGCAGTTTTCCCTTCGAGTGGAGATACTTCCTTCCTATATTCCAGTGAGGGTCGCTGAAAAAATCCTGTTTGTAGGAGAGTCTGTGCAGATGTTTGAGAATCAGAATGTCAATCTGACCAGAAAAG GATCTATTTTAAAGAATCAAGAAGATACCTTTGCTGCAGAGCTGCATCGCCTCAAGCAGCAACCTCTTTTCAGCCTTGTGGATTTTGAACTGGTGGTGGACCGGATACGCAGCACTGTTGCTGAG CATCTGTGGAAGCTCATGGTAGAAGAGTCAGATTTACTGGGCCAACTAAAG ATCATTAAAGATTTTTACCTTCTGGGACGAGGAGAACTATTCCAGGCCTTCATTGACACAGCCCAGCATATGTTAAAGACACCACCCACTGCAGTAACTGAGCATG ATGTTAATGTGGCCTTCCAGCAGTCTGCCCACAAGGTATTGTTAGATGATGACAACCTTCTCCCTCTGCTCCATTTGACAATTGAGTACCATGGAAAGGAACATAAAG atGTCACTCAAGCACGAGAAGCACCTTCTCGAGACACCTCTCCCCGAGAAGCCCCTGCATCAGGCTGGGCAGCCTTGGGTCTTTCCTACAAAGTGCAGTGGCCTCTCCATATTCTCTTCACTCCTGCTGTCCTGGAGAA GTACAATGTTGTCTTCAAGTACTTACTCAGCGTGCGACGAGTGCAGGCAGAACTGCAGCACTGCTGGGCTCTCCAGATGCAGCGCAAGCATCTCAAGTCCAACCAGAGTGACGCTATTAAGTGGCGCCTGCGGAACCACATGGCCTTTTTGGTGGATAATCTTCAATATTATCTCCAG GTGGATGTGCTGGAGTCCCAATTCTCCCAGCTCCTCCATCAGATTAACTCCACTAGGGATTTTGAGAGCATCCAGTTGGCTCATGACCACTTTCTGAGCAACTTGCTGGCTCAGTCATTCATCTTGCTGAAACCT gTATTCCACTGCCTGAATGAAATCCTAGATCTCTGTCATAGTTTCTGTTCACTGGTCAGTCAAAATCTGGGACCTCTAGATGAGCGTGGGGCTGCCCAGCTGAGTATCCTAGTGAAG